Proteins from a genomic interval of Caulobacter sp. SL161:
- a CDS encoding NUDIX hydrolase produces the protein MAESSLSAIRPAATILLLRDVPTFEVLMVKRHHQIDFAAGALVFPGGKSHQGDSDPRWRDLAIGFDVTDQDGAALRIAALREAYEEAGILLARDRDGAFYAGEAAKDIRAAVAEDKVAFIDVIEDLGLKLDLAALTVFARWITPKLMPKRFDTWFYVAHAPLAQQAICDGHEAVDAEWIAPARALELAASGERKVIFPTRMNLQLLAESQDPSDAVSRSTSRPLVTVEPWVDGAVLRIPEDAGYGAVTEPLDAL, from the coding sequence ATGGCTGAGTCATCCCTGAGCGCGATCCGCCCCGCTGCGACCATACTGCTACTTCGAGATGTGCCGACGTTCGAAGTCCTGATGGTCAAGCGGCACCACCAGATAGATTTCGCGGCGGGCGCCCTGGTCTTTCCCGGCGGCAAGAGCCATCAGGGCGATAGCGACCCGCGCTGGCGTGATCTGGCGATCGGCTTCGACGTCACTGACCAGGACGGCGCGGCCTTGCGCATCGCCGCGCTTCGCGAGGCCTATGAAGAAGCCGGAATCCTGCTCGCTCGCGACCGTGACGGAGCTTTCTATGCGGGGGAGGCGGCCAAGGACATTCGCGCCGCTGTCGCCGAGGACAAGGTCGCCTTCATTGATGTCATCGAGGATCTCGGGCTGAAGCTCGACCTTGCGGCGCTGACGGTTTTCGCGCGCTGGATCACGCCCAAGCTGATGCCCAAGCGTTTCGACACATGGTTCTACGTCGCTCATGCGCCGCTGGCCCAGCAGGCGATCTGCGACGGCCACGAGGCCGTGGACGCCGAGTGGATCGCGCCGGCCAGGGCTCTGGAGTTGGCGGCCTCGGGCGAGCGGAAGGTTATCTTTCCCACGCGCATGAACCTGCAACTGCTCGCCGAAAGCCAGGATCCTTCGGACGCCGTCTCTCGCTCGACCAGCCGCCCTTTGGTGACGGTCGAGCCCTGGGTGGACGGGGCTGTCCTGCGCATCCCCGAAGACGCCGGGTACGGCGCCGTGACCGAGCCTCTGGACGCCCTCTAG
- the spbR gene encoding pole-localized protein SpbR, which translates to MATTRAALTDADIRMLVKGATPDERALAAHKLCRSIDRSVLSEEEREVAHDILRVMAADAAELVRRAMAVTLKNSLALPPDVANRLARDVESVSLPIISFSPVFTDTDLAEIVKVGGPVRQMAVAKRPKLSSKITTLLVEQGTEDVVATVCANDNARFSEVSLQKALDRFAKSEQVLQAVAYRSALPLAVTERLIDMVGEQLRDHILTSHALSPERTMELILGATERATIDLVDQAGRAADPKAFVAHLNKMGRLSPSLILRALAHGHMSFFEWAVAELAGVPHHRTWLMIHDAGPLGLKAICERAGLPSRLYSAFRAGVDAFHGLEFDGGAHDRERFQEHMIQRFLTSSHIASREDSEYLLERMDRSASKRRAQSA; encoded by the coding sequence ATGGCCACCACACGCGCAGCACTCACCGACGCCGACATTCGCATGCTTGTGAAGGGCGCGACGCCCGACGAACGCGCCCTTGCGGCGCACAAGCTTTGTCGGAGCATCGATCGCTCGGTCCTCTCGGAGGAGGAGCGAGAGGTCGCGCACGACATTCTTCGCGTGATGGCCGCCGACGCCGCCGAACTGGTGCGTCGGGCCATGGCGGTAACGCTCAAGAACTCGCTGGCCCTGCCGCCGGATGTGGCCAACAGGCTCGCCCGCGATGTCGAAAGCGTCAGTCTTCCGATCATCAGTTTCTCGCCCGTTTTCACCGACACTGACCTCGCCGAAATCGTCAAGGTCGGCGGGCCTGTGCGCCAGATGGCGGTCGCCAAACGCCCCAAGCTGTCGAGCAAGATCACGACCCTGCTGGTCGAACAGGGCACGGAGGACGTGGTCGCAACGGTCTGCGCTAACGACAATGCGCGCTTCTCGGAAGTCTCGCTGCAAAAGGCGCTCGACCGCTTCGCCAAGTCCGAGCAGGTGCTGCAGGCTGTGGCCTATCGGTCGGCCTTGCCGCTGGCGGTCACCGAACGCCTGATCGACATGGTCGGCGAGCAGCTGCGCGACCATATCCTGACCAGCCACGCGTTGTCGCCCGAACGCACCATGGAGCTGATCCTCGGCGCCACCGAGCGCGCGACGATCGACCTCGTCGATCAGGCGGGCCGCGCGGCGGACCCCAAGGCGTTCGTCGCTCACCTCAACAAGATGGGGCGTCTGTCGCCTTCCTTGATCCTCCGCGCCCTCGCGCATGGGCACATGAGCTTCTTCGAGTGGGCCGTCGCTGAGTTGGCGGGTGTCCCGCACCACCGTACGTGGTTGATGATCCACGACGCTGGCCCCTTGGGTCTCAAGGCGATCTGCGAGCGGGCGGGTCTGCCCTCGCGTCTCTACTCGGCCTTCCGGGCTGGTGTGGATGCGTTCCACGGGCTGGAGTTCGACGGCGGCGCGCATGATCGCGAGCGCTTCCAGGAGCACATGATCCAGCGCTTCCTGACCTCGTCCCATATCGCGTCGCGCGAGGACAGCGAGTATCTGCTGGAGCGGATGGATCGCAGCGCCAGCAAGCGCCGCGCGCAGTCGGCCTGA
- a CDS encoding ATP-binding protein, with the protein MFAERRPAVTPTDGAQVLKALDAQAALLPYALGVFAVSLPLFVWVGSFAGNPLWMTASFAIFAINWGVFYAAVSWMRDEPSQDLARRARVQVLCGVLWALAVMQISAFAHNAGPARETLLLLATAGAVLCAFFAAPYLPGLLIIAPLAAAGPLLAQFSSADSRHAGELTFGATALAMTLALILNRMFRRQHDLAISHEQLVVERLRVLEEAERTARSKSDIVATLSHEIRNGLTGVTHVLAAAAGRGGRAAPSREQLNAALDAAQDLIAVLNATLDSETAESGRLQVDARPFDPVRLVQDLALLDKPHAAAKGLELSVHVDPLLRERAKGAAIADALRTRQIVSNLLGNAVKYTVRGRVEVRLELRDDRIAIEVADTGPGLSTEELEQAFEPFRRVERTGAGVNGAGLGLSLSRQLARLMGGALEASSAVGVGSCFTLTLPFDLVAKDEQEETHDTAVAETPGAPRTLRVLIAEDDALNAAMLRAVLEQLGHQVVHAANGRRAADLAKIAEFDLLMLDHRMPVMDGPEAASALRQGDGPNRQTPIVAVIDGDAEEAAEFLEAGAEIVLRKPVSVAGVARALADAAALERTDPAKVAA; encoded by the coding sequence TTGTTCGCCGAGCGCCGCCCAGCAGTGACACCGACGGACGGCGCCCAAGTGCTCAAAGCCCTGGACGCCCAGGCCGCGCTGTTGCCTTACGCGCTCGGTGTTTTCGCCGTCAGCCTGCCCCTGTTCGTCTGGGTCGGTTCGTTCGCCGGCAATCCCCTGTGGATGACCGCCAGCTTCGCCATCTTTGCGATCAACTGGGGCGTCTTCTACGCAGCGGTGAGCTGGATGCGCGACGAACCGTCGCAAGATCTGGCCCGACGAGCCCGTGTTCAGGTGCTTTGCGGCGTCCTGTGGGCGCTGGCGGTGATGCAGATCTCGGCCTTCGCCCATAACGCCGGCCCCGCCCGCGAGACACTGCTTTTGCTGGCGACCGCCGGAGCCGTGCTCTGCGCCTTCTTCGCCGCGCCCTATCTGCCGGGCCTGCTGATCATTGCGCCGCTGGCCGCCGCTGGCCCGCTGCTGGCGCAGTTCTCAAGCGCCGACAGTCGCCACGCCGGCGAACTGACCTTTGGCGCCACCGCCCTAGCGATGACGCTGGCGCTGATCCTCAACCGCATGTTCCGCCGGCAGCACGACCTGGCGATCTCCCACGAGCAGCTCGTGGTGGAGCGTCTGCGGGTGCTGGAGGAGGCCGAACGAACCGCGCGCTCGAAGTCCGACATCGTCGCGACGCTGAGCCATGAAATTCGCAACGGCCTGACCGGCGTCACGCACGTGCTGGCCGCGGCCGCCGGTCGAGGCGGCCGCGCCGCGCCTTCGCGCGAACAGCTGAACGCCGCCCTCGACGCAGCCCAAGACCTGATCGCCGTCCTGAACGCCACCCTCGATTCCGAGACCGCCGAGTCCGGCCGGCTTCAGGTCGACGCCCGTCCCTTCGATCCGGTTCGATTGGTTCAGGATCTGGCCCTGCTGGACAAGCCGCATGCGGCGGCCAAGGGTCTGGAGCTGTCGGTCCACGTCGACCCGCTTCTCCGAGAGCGCGCCAAGGGCGCTGCGATCGCAGACGCGCTACGCACCCGCCAGATCGTCTCGAACCTGCTGGGCAATGCGGTCAAGTATACGGTTCGCGGCCGGGTCGAAGTGCGGCTGGAACTCCGCGACGACCGGATCGCCATCGAGGTCGCAGACACAGGACCGGGCCTCTCCACTGAAGAGCTGGAGCAGGCGTTCGAACCCTTCCGGCGCGTCGAGCGCACCGGTGCGGGGGTGAACGGGGCGGGCCTTGGCCTGTCGCTGTCGCGTCAGCTGGCGCGGCTGATGGGCGGCGCGCTGGAGGCAAGCAGCGCAGTGGGCGTCGGTAGCTGCTTCACCCTCACCCTGCCCTTCGATCTTGTCGCGAAGGACGAACAGGAAGAAACGCACGACACCGCCGTAGCGGAGACCCCTGGGGCGCCCCGCACCCTTCGGGTTCTGATCGCCGAGGACGACGCGCTCAACGCCGCCATGCTCCGTGCGGTGCTGGAGCAACTCGGCCACCAGGTGGTGCATGCCGCCAACGGCCGACGGGCGGCGGACCTGGCCAAGATCGCCGAGTTCGACCTCCTGATGCTGGATCACCGCATGCCCGTGATGGACGGCCCGGAAGCCGCATCCGCTCTGCGGCAGGGCGATGGCCCGAACCGACAAACCCCGATCGTCGCGGTCATCGATGGCGACGCCGAAGAGGCGGCCGAGTTCCTGGAAGCCGGCGCCGAGATCGTGCTGCGCAAACCTGTCAGCGTGGCCGGTGTGGCGCGTGCCCTGGCCGATGCAGCCGCCCTGGAGCGGACCGATCCCGCCAAGGTCGCCGCCTAG
- a CDS encoding CaiB/BaiF CoA transferase family protein: MLEGLRVVELATYIAAPGAAGVMADWGADVIKVESPEGDPMRRFFDTIGSDQDANPVFELDNRGKRAVVLDIRSDLGREALKALVATADIFLTNVRSAALARASLDYEALKAVNPRLIYCSLSGYGLTGPDADKPGMDVAAFWSRAGVGAITAPKGTEPFPIRTGMGDHVTSLATVSAILAAVHERTRTGVGRLVETSLLRTGVYAIGSDMAIQLRFGKLASTRGRREAVQPLANFYKTSDGRWICLLPRQGSVDWPQIAAAAGRHELVDDPRFATAKARREHGQALVDIFDEAFGSMTYDAAAAALDAGDITWAPYQTPRELALDAQAEAAGCFVDTPDGAGGTFKAPAAPARFPGAPDGPRGPAPKLGADTAAVFRELGWSEDQVAALTRVSAA, encoded by the coding sequence ATGCTGGAAGGCCTGCGCGTCGTCGAACTGGCGACCTACATCGCCGCCCCCGGCGCCGCCGGCGTGATGGCCGATTGGGGCGCCGACGTCATCAAGGTCGAGTCGCCCGAAGGCGACCCGATGCGGCGGTTCTTCGACACCATCGGCTCGGATCAGGACGCCAATCCCGTCTTCGAACTCGACAATCGCGGCAAGCGGGCCGTTGTGCTGGATATCCGCAGCGATCTGGGGCGCGAGGCGCTGAAGGCCTTGGTGGCCACCGCCGATATCTTCCTGACCAATGTGCGGTCGGCGGCCCTGGCTCGGGCCAGCCTAGACTATGAAGCGCTCAAGGCCGTCAATCCGCGCCTGATCTACTGCAGCCTTTCGGGCTATGGCCTGACCGGTCCGGATGCCGACAAGCCGGGGATGGACGTCGCCGCCTTCTGGTCGCGCGCGGGCGTCGGTGCGATCACCGCGCCCAAAGGAACCGAACCCTTTCCGATCCGGACGGGCATGGGCGACCATGTGACCTCTCTGGCGACCGTGTCAGCCATCCTGGCGGCGGTTCACGAGCGCACCCGGACCGGCGTCGGCCGACTGGTGGAGACCTCGCTGCTGCGCACCGGCGTCTATGCGATCGGTTCGGACATGGCGATCCAGCTCCGGTTCGGGAAACTGGCTTCCACGCGCGGCCGTCGCGAAGCCGTGCAGCCCTTGGCCAATTTCTACAAGACCTCCGACGGCCGCTGGATCTGCTTGCTGCCGCGTCAGGGCTCGGTCGACTGGCCGCAGATCGCCGCCGCCGCCGGACGACATGAACTGGTCGACGATCCGCGCTTCGCCACAGCCAAGGCTCGGCGCGAACATGGCCAGGCGCTGGTCGATATCTTCGACGAGGCCTTCGGGTCGATGACCTATGACGCCGCCGCCGCTGCGCTCGACGCGGGAGACATCACCTGGGCGCCCTATCAGACGCCGCGCGAACTGGCGCTGGACGCCCAGGCCGAGGCGGCCGGCTGCTTCGTCGACACGCCGGACGGCGCGGGCGGGACCTTCAAGGCGCCGGCGGCGCCGGCCCGTTTCCCTGGCGCGCCAGACGGTCCGCGCGGTCCTGCGCCAAAGCTCGGCGCGGATACGGCGGCGGTGTTCCGGGAACTGGGATGGTCAGAAGATCAGGTGGCGGCCCTGACCAGGGTCAGCGCTGCTTGA
- a CDS encoding lytic transglycosylase domain-containing protein: MPAVNSLRNVVESAIQRASNATGVDFTFLMGTAKRESGFNPGAKARTSSASGLFQFVDQTWLATLKKHGSKYGYARYADLISQGADGRYRVEGDEARKAVLGLKMDPHAASLMAGELASDHASYLRGRVGRTPTAGELYAAHFLGPQGSARLIQAVSVSPGANAAAMFPEAAQANRSIFYRDGRPTTVGELYANLTKTGGASRVADPAPGRGASDDQGFIQYATGRRLERIRQQEAVVDLILRGSQDVNSPFGDSGGGMGAGQRIASSMFSAEMLRVLAEANDKVKQR, from the coding sequence ATGCCCGCCGTCAACTCCCTCCGCAATGTCGTCGAGTCGGCGATCCAGCGCGCGTCGAACGCGACGGGGGTCGACTTCACGTTCCTGATGGGCACCGCGAAACGCGAGAGCGGATTCAATCCCGGCGCCAAGGCCAGGACGTCATCGGCGTCCGGCCTCTTCCAGTTCGTCGACCAGACCTGGCTGGCGACCCTCAAGAAGCACGGCTCCAAGTACGGTTACGCGCGCTATGCCGACCTGATCAGCCAGGGCGCCGACGGCCGCTATCGGGTCGAGGGCGACGAGGCGCGGAAGGCGGTGCTGGGGCTGAAGATGGATCCGCACGCGGCCTCATTGATGGCGGGAGAGCTGGCGTCGGATCACGCCTCCTACCTGCGTGGTCGGGTCGGGCGCACGCCCACGGCAGGAGAGCTCTACGCCGCGCATTTTCTGGGGCCGCAGGGCTCGGCGCGCCTGATCCAGGCCGTCTCGGTCTCGCCCGGCGCCAACGCTGCGGCGATGTTCCCGGAGGCCGCCCAAGCCAATCGCTCGATCTTCTATCGTGATGGCCGTCCCACGACCGTCGGCGAGCTTTATGCCAACCTGACCAAGACGGGCGGCGCCTCGCGTGTTGCTGATCCCGCTCCGGGGCGTGGCGCGTCTGACGATCAGGGGTTCATCCAGTACGCCACCGGACGCCGTCTGGAACGGATCCGGCAGCAGGAAGCTGTGGTGGACCTGATCCTGCGTGGCTCTCAGGACGTCAATAGCCCCTTCGGCGACAGCGGCGGCGGCATGGGCGCAGGGCAACGCATCGCCAGTTCTATGTTCTCGGCCGAGATGCTGCGTGTGCTCGCCGAGGCCAATGACAAGGTCAAGCAGCGCTGA
- a CDS encoding energy transducer TonB family protein: MALALNPNGSGIPGLDNPPPKPAKVLLIGLGISGALHVALIGYLAYQKWTQPLPLMSPDTGFIVETVPLTPKPPPPPPPTEKPPPAAAAPKLHIPAPTPLETPPPLFADPRIIAAGPATTGPVTTLAPTATTPPSPPQPPPKVITRANWQRIPSADEMARYYPESAQRRGLSGQATLSCTVALNGTVRDCVVAAETPADEGFGVAALKISRFFRMKPQTENGEPVDGATVRIPIRFNAGA; this comes from the coding sequence ATGGCCCTGGCCCTGAATCCCAATGGCTCCGGCATCCCCGGACTGGACAACCCGCCGCCCAAACCCGCCAAGGTGCTGCTGATCGGGCTGGGGATTTCCGGTGCGCTGCATGTCGCGCTGATCGGATATCTCGCCTATCAGAAGTGGACCCAGCCCCTGCCGCTCATGTCGCCGGACACCGGCTTCATCGTCGAAACCGTGCCTCTCACGCCGAAGCCGCCGCCCCCGCCGCCGCCCACGGAGAAGCCTCCCCCAGCGGCCGCCGCACCGAAACTGCACATTCCCGCGCCGACGCCGCTTGAGACCCCGCCGCCGCTCTTCGCCGATCCCCGGATCATTGCGGCGGGGCCCGCCACAACCGGCCCGGTCACCACCCTGGCGCCCACCGCGACGACGCCGCCATCGCCGCCCCAACCGCCGCCCAAGGTGATCACGCGCGCCAACTGGCAGCGAATTCCCTCGGCCGATGAGATGGCTCGCTACTATCCCGAAAGCGCCCAGCGCCGCGGACTGTCGGGGCAGGCGACCCTAAGCTGCACGGTCGCGCTGAACGGCACGGTGCGGGACTGCGTGGTCGCCGCAGAGACGCCTGCTGACGAGGGCTTCGGCGTCGCCGCGCTGAAGATCTCGCGGTTTTTCAGGATGAAGCCACAGACCGAAAACGGCGAACCGGTCGATGGCGCGACGGTTCGCATCCCCATCCGCTTCAACGCGGGCGCCTGA
- a CDS encoding acyl-CoA dehydrogenase family protein, protein MSGFWLTEEQEAIREGVAKVCAAFDDEYWRRTDETGEFPEAFVAAIAEGGWLGVAMPESVGGAGLGLTEAAVMMQTVAQSGAGFSGASAIHLNIFGPMPLVKFGSDEQRNRLLPRIISGEDKMCFAVTEPNSGLDTSSLETRAEKVEGGYRLNGRKIWTTGAQRANKILIIARTTPKDQCAKPHQGLSLFYTDRENIEAKPIPKMGRKAVECNMLFIEDLFVPAQDLVGEEGKGFQYLLHGLNPERVLFAVEAIGLGRAALAKATTYANERIVFGRPIGQNQGVAHPLAKSWAELEAANLLAFKAASLYDQGKECGAEANAAKYLGAEAGFHACEASVLAHGGMGYAKEYDVERYFREAMIARIAPVSREMILNFIAERVLGLPKSY, encoded by the coding sequence ATGTCCGGATTCTGGTTGACCGAGGAGCAAGAGGCCATCCGCGAAGGCGTGGCCAAGGTTTGCGCCGCGTTTGACGACGAGTACTGGCGTCGAACTGACGAAACCGGCGAGTTCCCCGAGGCGTTCGTCGCCGCCATCGCTGAAGGCGGCTGGCTGGGCGTGGCCATGCCGGAAAGCGTGGGCGGCGCGGGTCTTGGCCTGACCGAGGCGGCGGTGATGATGCAGACGGTCGCTCAGTCCGGCGCCGGCTTTTCGGGCGCGTCGGCGATTCACCTGAACATCTTCGGTCCCATGCCGCTGGTGAAGTTCGGCTCCGACGAGCAGCGCAACCGCCTTCTGCCTCGGATCATCTCGGGCGAGGACAAGATGTGCTTCGCTGTCACCGAGCCGAACTCGGGCCTGGATACCTCGAGCCTTGAGACCCGGGCCGAGAAGGTGGAGGGCGGCTACCGCCTGAACGGCCGCAAGATCTGGACGACCGGCGCCCAGCGCGCCAACAAGATCCTGATCATCGCGCGCACGACGCCCAAGGATCAGTGCGCCAAGCCGCACCAGGGCCTGTCACTGTTCTATACTGATCGCGAGAATATCGAGGCCAAGCCGATCCCTAAGATGGGGCGCAAGGCCGTCGAGTGTAACATGCTCTTTATCGAGGACCTGTTCGTCCCGGCTCAGGACCTCGTGGGCGAGGAGGGCAAGGGCTTCCAGTACCTGTTGCACGGGCTCAACCCCGAGCGGGTGCTGTTCGCCGTCGAAGCCATCGGTCTTGGCCGCGCGGCGCTGGCCAAGGCCACGACCTACGCCAACGAACGGATCGTCTTCGGCCGTCCGATCGGTCAGAACCAGGGCGTGGCCCATCCGCTGGCCAAGTCGTGGGCCGAGCTGGAGGCCGCCAACCTGTTGGCCTTCAAGGCCGCGTCGCTCTACGACCAGGGCAAGGAGTGCGGCGCCGAAGCCAACGCCGCCAAGTATCTGGGCGCCGAGGCCGGGTTCCACGCCTGCGAGGCGTCGGTGCTGGCGCACGGCGGCATGGGCTACGCCAAGGAATACGACGTCGAGCGCTACTTCCGCGAAGCGATGATCGCCCGCATCGCGCCGGTCAGCCGCGAAATGATCCTGAACTTCATCGCCGAGCGCGTTCTGGGCCTGCCCAAGAGCTACTGA
- a CDS encoding NAD(P)/FAD-dependent oxidoreductase: MKLRSGARIAVAGAGALGSAVALRLAQRGFRVTVFDPSPGDANASGVAAGMLAPVSEALFDPASRSHLDIMKRARDLWPDFARALGLGLERDGVRIEGSDAWRSEVASRLGALGEPAGAFIAEDWRIDARAGLMALRGAASEAGAVFRALAVRGFEAGVLELADGGDEPFDTLILATGPGLRQGEIAPETRMLSPIKGQILRLAARDDDGAPVVRGEGVYLAPGAVLAVGATMEHGRDDLTPDLEATLGLRRAAAALRPDLDLESAKVEVGVRVTTPDGLPLVGWSRTPGVMLAVGARRNGWLFAPLVADMVAAYLTGDNLGPDAAAMDARRFEKPET; encoded by the coding sequence ATGAAACTTCGATCAGGCGCGCGCATCGCCGTGGCGGGAGCCGGGGCCTTGGGATCCGCTGTGGCCCTGCGGTTGGCGCAACGGGGTTTCAGGGTGACGGTCTTCGACCCATCGCCAGGCGACGCGAACGCGTCCGGTGTCGCCGCGGGCATGCTGGCGCCGGTCAGTGAAGCCCTGTTCGACCCCGCTTCGCGCAGCCACCTCGACATCATGAAGCGCGCGCGGGACCTTTGGCCCGACTTCGCGCGTGCGCTTGGCCTTGGGCTGGAGCGGGATGGCGTGCGGATCGAGGGCTCCGACGCCTGGCGAAGCGAGGTCGCCTCGCGCCTTGGGGCCCTGGGCGAGCCTGCGGGCGCCTTCATCGCAGAGGACTGGCGCATCGACGCGCGAGCGGGGCTGATGGCGCTGCGAGGGGCCGCCAGCGAAGCCGGCGCCGTATTCCGAGCGCTTGCGGTGCGCGGCTTCGAGGCTGGCGTGCTTGAGCTGGCGGATGGCGGGGACGAGCCTTTCGACACCCTGATCCTGGCCACGGGGCCGGGACTTCGACAGGGGGAGATCGCTCCGGAAACCCGGATGCTCTCGCCCATCAAGGGGCAAATCCTGCGCTTGGCGGCGCGCGACGATGACGGCGCGCCGGTGGTTCGCGGTGAGGGCGTCTACCTTGCGCCTGGGGCCGTCCTGGCGGTCGGAGCGACGATGGAGCACGGTCGCGACGACTTGACCCCCGACCTTGAGGCGACCCTTGGCCTTCGACGAGCGGCGGCCGCGTTGCGTCCAGACCTCGATCTGGAAAGCGCAAAGGTCGAGGTCGGGGTTCGTGTGACCACGCCAGATGGCCTCCCCCTTGTGGGGTGGAGCCGGACGCCGGGGGTGATGCTCGCTGTGGGCGCTCGCCGGAATGGCTGGTTGTTCGCGCCGCTTGTGGCTGACATGGTCGCGGCTTATCTGACAGGTGATAACCTGGGCCCGGACGCTGCCGCCATGGATGCGCGGCGCTTCGAGAAGCCCGAGACCTAA
- a CDS encoding helix-turn-helix domain-containing protein, producing the protein MNDRPAAEQAHPVDLYVGARLRIRRKMMGLSQTQVADALGITFQQIQKYERGANRISASKLYDAAKLLQAPVSYFFEGLEDTDGGVDDGFAQRMTEFVSTPEGLELASLFPRLADRRLRRRVVDLVRAMVDDDAP; encoded by the coding sequence ATGAACGATCGACCCGCAGCCGAACAAGCCCATCCCGTTGATCTCTACGTTGGGGCCCGGCTGAGAATTCGTCGCAAGATGATGGGTCTTAGCCAGACCCAGGTTGCAGACGCCCTTGGCATCACCTTTCAGCAGATTCAGAAGTACGAGCGGGGCGCGAACCGCATCAGCGCCAGCAAGCTCTATGACGCGGCAAAACTGCTTCAGGCGCCAGTGTCGTACTTCTTTGAAGGACTCGAGGATACCGACGGCGGCGTCGATGACGGGTTTGCTCAGCGTATGACCGAGTTCGTGTCGACGCCCGAGGGCCTCGAGCTAGCCAGCCTCTTCCCGCGTCTCGCCGACCGGCGTCTGCGTCGCCGCGTGGTGGATCTCGTCCGCGCCATGGTGGACGACGACGCCCCCTGA
- a CDS encoding HU family DNA-binding protein, translating into MNVSDLVDAAVAADEKLTKTQAKAIIDGVFKSISDAAVKGEEVSIPGFGKFKVQAKPARTGRNPATGATIEIAASKKVGFTPAKQLKDAVNG; encoded by the coding sequence ATGAACGTTTCCGATCTGGTCGACGCCGCTGTCGCCGCCGACGAAAAACTGACGAAGACCCAGGCCAAGGCCATCATCGACGGCGTCTTCAAGTCGATCTCCGACGCCGCCGTGAAGGGCGAAGAAGTCTCGATCCCCGGCTTCGGCAAGTTCAAGGTCCAGGCTAAGCCGGCCCGCACCGGCCGCAACCCGGCCACCGGCGCGACCATCGAAATCGCCGCCAGCAAGAAGGTCGGCTTCACGCCGGCCAAGCAACTGAAGGACGCCGTCAACGGCTAA